The Mycolicibacterium aurum genome segment AACCATCCCCCAGTCATCGATCCTGTCGATGCTGCACGGGCGCGCGAGCCTGCGGCCCGGCGAGGTGGCGTTCACGTTCACCGACTACCACCACAATCCGGCGGGCGTCGCGCAGACTCTCACGTGGGCGCAGCTGTCCCGCCGCACCATAAACCTGGCCCGTGAGCTCAGCCTGCACGCGTCGGCAGGAGACAGGGCGGTGATCCTGGCGCCCCAGGGCCTGGAGTACATCCTGGCGTTCCTGGGGTCCATGCAGGCCGGGCTCATCGCGGTCCCCCTTCCGTTGCCGCATCGCGGTTCCAGCCACGACCGGGTGGGCGCCGTCTTCGCCGACACCACGCCCGCGGTCGTTCTCACCACGTCCGCGGTGGCGACGGAGGTCGGCGACTACGTCGACCAGTCGCGGATGGACACGGCGCCGAAGATAATCGAGATCGACCTGCTGAGCCTCGACGGCGAGGATCAGCCCGCGTTTGCGGCCGCCGAGTTTCCGGCCACGGCGTACCTGCAGTACAGCTCGGGCTCGACGCGCCTGCCGACCGGCGTCATGATCTCGCACCGCAACCTGCAGGTGAACTTCGAGCAGTTGATGAGCAGCCTGTTCAAGGGCGCGAACGTGGCGTCGTCGACAGATCTCACGCTGGTGTCGTGGCTGCCCTTCTACCACGACATGGGGTTGGTGCTCGGGGTCTGCGCGCCCATTCTCGGCGGCTTCCCCGCCGAGCTGACGAGCCCGGTCGCCTTCCTGGAGAAGCCGGCCAGGTGGGTGCGCGCGCTGGCCGAGAATCCGAATGCCTTCTCGGGGGCGCCGAACTTCGCTTTCGACCTGGCGGCCCGCAAGACCAAGGACAGCGATCTCGCCGGGCTCGATCTGGGCGGGGTGCGCGGCATCATCAACGGCGCCGAGCGCGTCGACCCGGCCACCCTGGAACGCTTCGCAGATCGCTTCGCGCACTTCAATTTCCGCGACCACATGCTGCGTCCGTGCTACGGACTGGCCGAGGCGACGGTCTTCGTCAGCAGTGGCACCTGGAGTGATTCGCCTGGTGACTCGTGGGGCGCGGTCCGATTCGATGTCGACGAACTATCTGCGGGCCGTGCCCAGCGGGGATCGTCGCGAACCAGTTCGGCGCTGGTGAGGTACGAACTGCCGAAGTCGCCGCTGGTGCGGATCGTCGACGTCGACACCCGCCGGGAATGCCCGCCGGACGTCGTCGGCGAGATCTGGGTGCACGGCGACAACGTCGCGTCCGGCTACTGGAGCAGACCAGCTGACGAGCAGGGCTGCTTCGGCGCAGTGCTCGCCGACGCGGCGGCGGGCACGCCGGAGGGGCCGTGGCTGCGGACCGGTGATCTGGGCTTCACGTCCGCCGGCGAGTTTTTCGTCGTCGGACGCATCAAGGATCTGCTGATCATCCGGGGCCGCAACCACCACCCCGAGGACATCGAGGCCACCGTCGCCGAGATCACCCGCGGCCGCGTCGCGGCGATATCGGTGCCCGTGAACAGCACCGAGAACCTGGTGACCGTGATCGAGGTGAAGAAGCGCGCCGATCTGAACTCCGATGCCGGCGGCGACGCGGTGCAGTGGCTCACCGAGATCAAGAGCGACGTCACCTCCGCGATCTCCAATGCGCACGGCGTCAACGTGGGGGACCTGGTGCTGGTGCCGCCCGGGTCGATTCCGACGACGACGAGCGGCAAGATCCGGCGCGCCGCCTGCGTCGAGCAGTACCGGCACGATCAATTCACCCGGCTGGACGCCTGAGTCCGCTCGGCGAGTGAGGGTAGGGTCGGGTGCACAGGCGGACGCGTAGGCGAGGGGCGGGGATGGGCATGCGGAGACAGTTCGCATCGGTCACCGCCCTGGTAACCATCGGGGCCACAGGGTGTTTCGGCCTCGGGATCGCGACGGCGGATGAGACGACCGTCCCCCCCGCGCCCGGCGCCGCCGCCGACGGGCCGCCTCCCCTCGGCACTCCGGGGCGGGCGTACGCACTGGGCGGCGCCCACGTTCTCGGCATTCCCTACGACGAATACATCATGCGCACGGGCGCGGACTGGTTCCCCGGACTGGACCGCCAGATCGTCGACTACCCGGCCGGTCAGGTGCAGGGCCACACGCTGGAGCGGCTGTTCCCGGGCATCGGACGACTCGACGATTCCTTCCCCGGCCTCGGAATCGACGGCCCCAGCGTCGGTGAATCCGTCGACATCGGCACGCCCAACACCATCAACGCGATTCGTGCGGGTGGGCGAGGCACCGCGATCGGGCTGTCCGAGGGTGCGATGGTGCTCAACGACGTCCAGGCGAAACTCGCCTACGACCCCGCCGCCCCGCCACCGAACGAGCTGAGCTTCGCCACCTACGGCGATCCGGTGGCCCGGCATGCGTTCGGCGAGAGTTTCCTGACCCAGAACTTCCCCGTCGGCAGCGTCGTCCCGTCGCTCGACTACCGCATCCCGGCGCCGGTGGAAAGCCAGTACGACACCTACCAGTTCATCTCCGCCTACGACAGCATCGCCGACTGGCCGGACCGACCCGACAACTGGCTCTCGGTCGCCAACGCGATCGTCGGCCTCGCCACCGGTCACACCGCCGTCGCGTTCACCGAACCGAGCATGGTGCCACCGCGCAACATCAGGACCACCGTCAACTCTCGAGGCGCGAAGACGACGACGTTCATGATTCCGGAGGAGCACCTGCCTCTGGTCCTGCCGTTCAAGTACCTCGGCGTGCCGCAGGAGACCCTGATCGAGCTCGACAAGGTGCTGATGCCCTATGTCGACGCCGGCTACTCCCGCAACGACGACCCGTCGACCGCGCCCGTCACCGTGGATCCGGTGAACGGCTACGACCCCGCCGAGGTCACCGCGCCGGCGACGCAGGCCGCGTTCGGCGGCGACGCCGATCCGGTGTCGCAGCTTCTCTCCGGCCTGCAGTACGTCCTCAACAACCCGCCGTAGCCGTCACAGACTGGCCCACCCCACGGCCAGCAGCATGCAGCCGACCACGGCCAGCATCACGGCCACGCCGAACCGGCCCTTCGCCCGGATCCAGCCGTACAGCGCGGACAGCGTCGCGCGGGTGCGGTCCGGGGCCACCAGGAAGGCCAGCAGCGGGATCTCGACGAGGGCGAACGCCACCACGTTGAACACCATCAAGGCCCCGAACTGGGTGCCTGCCGCGGCGCCGGAGGCCACGATGAGCGCCAGCGCGGCGAGGTAGTCGATCGAGGGCAGCGCGATGCCGAATCCCGCGACACCCGCCGTCCACAGGGAACGCCCGCTGAGTAGCTGACGTGCCCGGACGATCACTCGCCCGAAGCGGCGTTCGGCCGGGTCCGCGGACGGCTCGCCCCGGCCCCCCAGCACACCCGCAGCGACGAGCGCGGCGTTGATCAGCACCACCGCGCCGACCGCGATCTGCACCCGGGGCAGAGTGAAGTGCGCCGAGCCCAGCGCGGGCCGAAGGACGAACAACACCACGACGCCCACCGCCGTGCCCATCACGAAACCGCCTGCGAGAAAAGCAAGCAACTGCAGTGCCGGGCGGGGGCGGTTGATCATCAGAACGGTCATGCCGACCCGAAACGGCTCCAGGCTGACCGCGACGGCCATCACCAGGAGCGGGATCCACATGAGGAGTCGATGGTATCGGGCTTGTGCGCACGCCGATCCGAATGCTGGCCGGATCGGTGATCCAGGGTCATGATGGCGTGGTGATCGCCCCCAGTGCCGCGCCGCTGTTGCGTGCCCACCCGACCGTGGCCGCCGCTGAAGGGTACGTGGGATGATGGCGCGGATGGCTGGTACAGATTCCGACCGAGATGCGGCGATCGAACTCGATCCGTCGTCCCTGCGCGAGGCGTTCGGGCACTTCCCCACCGGTGTCATCGCGATCGCCGCAGAGGTGGATGGCGTCCGCGTCGGCCTCGCGGCCAGCACGTTCGTGCCGGTGTCCCTCGATCCGCCGCTGGTGTCGTTCTGCGTCCAGAACAGCTCGACCACCTGGCCGCGACTCAAGGATCTGCCGTACCTGGGGATCAGTGTGCTGGGCGAATCCCACGACGAGGCCGCGCGCACGCTGGCCGCAAAGACCGGCGACCGGTTCGCGGGCCTGGAGACGGCGTCGACGGACCGCGGCGCCGTGTTCATCCACGGCACCAGCGTGTGGCTGGAGAGCAGTATCGAGCAGTCGATCCCGGCCGGGGATCACGTCATCGTCGTGCTGCGGGTCAGCGGTATCACCGTCCACCCGGATGTCGCACCGATTGTCTTCCACCGCAGCACGTTCCGCAGGCTCGGCGCCTGATTCGACGCCTCGGCGCCGCGGTCAGGGCCGGGTGCTGAGTTCTTCGCGGTAGTTGCTGATGCGCTGGTCCAACTCGGAGGCGTCCGCGCTGCGGCCCTCCCTGCGAGCTAGGTCGGCGCGGGCACTCAGTTCACGGATCGCCGTGCGAATGTCGTTGATGCTTCTGGTCTCTCGAAGCGACATGAATGCTGCCTTTCTTCGGTGATTGGCTGCTGGCCCAAGCGTACGCCTGAGACCTGTCGCTAGTCCCCTACTGCGGTGAGATCGTCGGCGTCGCGACGGGCCCGTCCGTGTGCACTCACGGTCGACAGTCCTTGCCTGGCCCAGTATTCGAAACCACCGATGAGTTCCCTGACTCGGCGGTACCCCATCTCGCTGAGCGTGCATGCCGCCTTGCTGGCGCCGTTGCAGCCCGGCCCCCAGCAGTAGACGACGATGTCGGCGTCCAGGTCCGGCAGCTCGGCGCCGGCACGCTCGGCGAGCTCGCCGCCGGGAAGGTGCAGCGCACCGGGGAGGTGCCCCTGATCCCAGGCGGCGCCGGACCGGGTGTCGACCACGATCGGTGCGCGTCCGGCAGCGCGCGCCGCGGCCAGGTCGGACGCGTCGATCTCGTAGGTGAGTTTGGCGGCGAAGTAGGCGCGGGCGTCGATCATGCTCTTATCGAAGCGTGGTGTCGCGGCCGACGGAAGTGGTGTCCTCCGGTGATCGTCGGTCGGTGCCGGTGTATCGACGGAGTTCCCGACGATGCACCGGCGGATCCACGGTCGGCTACGGCTGCATCTCGTAGGCGCCGTCGTAGTCACGGACCTGCTGCCACACCCGGTCGAATCGGGCTCGGTCCGGCACCGGCTTGCGCACCGCCGCCAACGCCCACTCCTGTTGCGCGGGCGTGGAGCTCGGTTTCCCGTGCAGCGCGACGGCATGTTCGGAGAAGTCGCGGATCTGCACATCGAAGATCTGGTCGACGAGATCGCGGTCGAGCCCGGTCAGCTCCGCCTGCTCGAGGATCAGCTGCCCGTACACGACCAGCGTGAAGAGGTGACCGACGACCAGCGCGAAGTCGAGGTCGGCCTGCTGGTCGGCATCGGGCGCGGCGGTGGTCAGCAACTCCCGCAGCGCCGTGGCCTGTTCGAAGAACCGGGCGACGTTCGGCACGTCGGAGTGCCGGGCGTACACCGGAGCCCAGTCGGCGAACTGCACCTTCGAGGCGCCGCGGGCCGGTCCCTGCGACCAGAAGAAGACGTCGTCGGCCGGGTCGTTCCGGGTGCCGATCTGCGGGTAGTCCGCCGGGTTGAACATGTAGTTCGGCATGAACTTGAGGATCTGGGCCACGTTCACGTGGACGGTGCCCTCCAGCCGGGGCAGCGCCCCGATGAGCCCCTTGACCTCACAGAAATAGGTGTTCTTCTCGAATCCCTTGGCGGCGAGCACGTCCCACAGCAACGTGACGACCTTCTCGCCTTCGGAGGTGACCTTCGCCTTGGTCACCGGGTTGAACAACAGGTAGCGCCGGTCCTGCAGGCTCGCGCTGCGGAAGTAGTCGATGGCGCGGTCGCTGAACAGCTTCATCGCGACCAGGCGCGCGTAGGCGTCGACGAAGCTGGCGCGGACGTGGCGGAAGTCGGTGACCGGGTTGCCATAGAGGATCCGGTTGTTCGCGTGGGTGATCGCCTCGTAGAACGCGTGCTCGCACATGCCGATCGAGCCGCTGCACAGATTGAACTTGCCGACGTTGACGGTGTTGAGCGCGGCCGAGAACGCCTCGGGGCCGGTCGCGAGGATGTCCTCCTCATACACCGGGTAGTCGTGGAGCGCGAAGTTGCTGACGTACATCTGGCCGTGCACGACGTTGCCGATCAGCTCGTAGTTCTCGTGGCCGCTGTCGGCGACGAACCACACGTAGTCGTCCGGACCGCCGGTGCTGCCTGCGCCGGTGCGACGCGAGAACACCGACACCATTCCTGCGACGTTGCCGTTGCCGATGTAGTACTTCTCGCCGTTGGCGCGGAACACCACGCCCTCATCGTCGTCAGACGCGGGCGTCAGCAGCAGATCGGTGTTGTAGATGTCGGCGCCGTGCTCGCGTTCGGACAGTCCGAAGGCCATCACGCCGCCGGCCTCGAGCTGCGCGGCGGCCTTTTCCTTGGCTTTGACGTTGTCGCTCTGCCAGATCGGTCCGAGCCCGAGGATCGTGACCTGTTCGGCGTACCAGTAGGAGAGCCCGTAGAACCCGAGGATCTCGCTGAGCACGGCGTTGCGCGAGGTGTCCCAGCGTTTGTTCGCGTCGCCGCCGGCGAACTCCGACGGGGTGAGGAAGGTGGCGAACAGCCGCTCCTTCTTGACGAAGTCCAGGAAGTCGCTCACCCAGGTCGCTTCCAGATCGTCGCGGAGCAGACGCGCCTTACCGCGTGCCTCGAACCAGTCGATCAGGGCACGCAACTGGCGGCGGGATTCCGGATCGAGATGCTGCGGATCGAAGGTGTTCGGGTTCAGCAGCAGTCCAGTCGTGTTCGGCATGCGGTCGAATCTAGGTGGGATCATCGGCGATGTGCCGGACAATCAACGGATCGCCCTCGATCGCACCGATGAAGCGCTGCTGCAGGCGCTTCAGCGCGACGGCCGGATGAGCACCGCCGACCTGGCGCGCGCGGTGTCGCTGTCACCGAGCGCCACAGCCGACCGGCTGCGCCGCCTCGTCGACTCGGGTGTGATCACCGGATACACCGCCACGGTGTCGGCCGCCGCGCTGGGCTACTCGATCACGGCGTTCGTCCGGCTGGCCTATCCGTCGGGCAACTACAAGCCTCTGCACGACCTGCTGGACGTGACACCCGAGATCGTCGAGGCTCACCACGTCACCGGTGACGACTGCTTCATCATCAAGGTTCTGGCCCGGTCGATGACCGACCTCGAGCGACTCACCGGCAGGATCGCCACGCGGGGGTCGATCACGACGAACGTCGTCTACTCCAGTCCGCTGACCGGCCGCAACCTGGCCCCGGCCTGAGTCAGGCGGCGTGCACGTTGCGCAGGCCCACCGCGTTGCGCAGCCCCGAGCAGTTCACGCATCCGATGCAGCCGATGCAGTCGTCGCAACTCACACAGCCGATGCAGGCTTTGCACCGGGTGCAGTCGATGCAGCCCAGACACGCCAGACAGCCCTTGCAGACGATGCACAGCACCGCGAGGATGCACCCGGCGATCGCGGCACTGCCCGCGGTGGCGATCGAGCCCGCGACCGCCGCGCTGCCCGCCGTCGCGATCGACCGCGCGACCGCCGCGCTGCCCGCGGTCGCGATCGATCCCACCACCCCTGCGCTGCCCGCCGTCGCGACGGAACCTGCGACGACGGCGCTTCCGTTGGTCGCGATCGAGCCGGCGACCACCGCACTGTCGGTCGTCTGGATGGAACCCGCGACGGCGTAGCTGTTCTCCGTCGCCGCGGATCGGACCACCGCGCGCGAGGTGTCTTCCTCCACCGGCTGAGTCATGCGCTCATTGTGGACGCTCGCCGCGCTCAGTGCCTCCGGAACAGCTTGTTACCCAGCCACACCACCGGGTCGTACTTCCGGTCGGCGGCGCGCTCCTTCATCGGGATCAACGCGTTGTCGGTGATCTTGATGTGTTCCGGACAGACCTCGGTGCAGCACTTGGTGATGTTGCAGTAGCCCAGGCCGTTCTCCTCCTGCGCCTGCTCCGCCCGGTGCCCGTGGGTGTCCAGCGGGTGCATGTCGAGCTCGGCCTGACGCATGAGAAAGCGTGGGCCGGAGAACGCCAGCTTGTTCTCCTCGTGGTCACGGTTGACGTGGCACACGTTCTGGCACAGGAAGCACTCGATGCACTTGCGGAACTCCTGGGACCGGTTCACGTCTTCCTGCGCCATCCGGTACTCACCGGGCTGCAGGTCCTTGGGAGGCGTGAACGACGGGATCTCCCTGGCCTTCTCGTAGTTGAAGGAGACGTCGGTGACCAGGTCGCGCATCACCGGGAAGGTCCGCATCGGCGTCACCGTGACGACTTCGTCCTCGCCGAAGGTCGACATCCGCGTCATGCACAGCAGCCGGGGCCGACCGTTGATCTCCGCGGAGCAGGATCCGCACTTGCCGGCCTTGCAGTTCCAGCGCACGGCCAGATCGCCGGCCTGGGTGGCCTGCAGGCGGTGGATGATGTCGAGCACCACCTCGCCGTCGTTGACCTCGACGGTGTAGTCCTTCAGCTCACCGCCGCTGTCGTCGCCGCGCCAAACCCGTAGTTTCGCGTCATAGGCAGCCATGTTCAGCCCTTCCGGTCCGGGTGCTCGGCCAATTGGTCGTCGGTGTAGTACTTCTCGAGCTCGGACAACTCGAATGTGGCCAGCAGGTCGGGCCGCATCACCGGCTGTTGCTCAGGGGTGACCGTCACCTCCGGCGCGATGGCCTCGGTACCGGCGCCGTCGTTGACGGTGCGGCACACCAGCAGGGTGTTGCGCCACTGGGCGTCCATCTTCGGGTAGTCGTCGCGGGTGTGACCGCCGCGGCTCTCGGTGCGCTGCAGCGCCGCCTTGGCCACACACTCGCTGACCAGCAGCATGTTGCGCATGTCGATGGCCAGGTGCCAGCCCGGGTTGAAGATGCGCCCGCCCTCGACGGTGACGTTCAGGTAGCGCTGCTTGAGCTCGTCGATCTTGTCGAG includes the following:
- a CDS encoding AMP-binding protein, coding for MPQSSILSMLHGRASLRPGEVAFTFTDYHHNPAGVAQTLTWAQLSRRTINLARELSLHASAGDRAVILAPQGLEYILAFLGSMQAGLIAVPLPLPHRGSSHDRVGAVFADTTPAVVLTTSAVATEVGDYVDQSRMDTAPKIIEIDLLSLDGEDQPAFAAAEFPATAYLQYSSGSTRLPTGVMISHRNLQVNFEQLMSSLFKGANVASSTDLTLVSWLPFYHDMGLVLGVCAPILGGFPAELTSPVAFLEKPARWVRALAENPNAFSGAPNFAFDLAARKTKDSDLAGLDLGGVRGIINGAERVDPATLERFADRFAHFNFRDHMLRPCYGLAEATVFVSSGTWSDSPGDSWGAVRFDVDELSAGRAQRGSSRTSSALVRYELPKSPLVRIVDVDTRRECPPDVVGEIWVHGDNVASGYWSRPADEQGCFGAVLADAAAGTPEGPWLRTGDLGFTSAGEFFVVGRIKDLLIIRGRNHHPEDIEATVAEITRGRVAAISVPVNSTENLVTVIEVKKRADLNSDAGGDAVQWLTEIKSDVTSAISNAHGVNVGDLVLVPPGSIPTTTSGKIRRAACVEQYRHDQFTRLDA
- the pe gene encoding acyltransferase PE, coding for MRRQFASVTALVTIGATGCFGLGIATADETTVPPAPGAAADGPPPLGTPGRAYALGGAHVLGIPYDEYIMRTGADWFPGLDRQIVDYPAGQVQGHTLERLFPGIGRLDDSFPGLGIDGPSVGESVDIGTPNTINAIRAGGRGTAIGLSEGAMVLNDVQAKLAYDPAAPPPNELSFATYGDPVARHAFGESFLTQNFPVGSVVPSLDYRIPAPVESQYDTYQFISAYDSIADWPDRPDNWLSVANAIVGLATGHTAVAFTEPSMVPPRNIRTTVNSRGAKTTTFMIPEEHLPLVLPFKYLGVPQETLIELDKVLMPYVDAGYSRNDDPSTAPVTVDPVNGYDPAEVTAPATQAAFGGDADPVSQLLSGLQYVLNNPP
- a CDS encoding GAP family protein, whose amino-acid sequence is MWIPLLVMAVAVSLEPFRVGMTVLMINRPRPALQLLAFLAGGFVMGTAVGVVVLFVLRPALGSAHFTLPRVQIAVGAVVLINAALVAAGVLGGRGEPSADPAERRFGRVIVRARQLLSGRSLWTAGVAGFGIALPSIDYLAALALIVASGAAAGTQFGALMVFNVVAFALVEIPLLAFLVAPDRTRATLSALYGWIRAKGRFGVAVMLAVVGCMLLAVGWASL
- a CDS encoding flavin reductase family protein, translating into MARMAGTDSDRDAAIELDPSSLREAFGHFPTGVIAIAAEVDGVRVGLAASTFVPVSLDPPLVSFCVQNSSTTWPRLKDLPYLGISVLGESHDEAARTLAAKTGDRFAGLETASTDRGAVFIHGTSVWLESSIEQSIPAGDHVIVVLRVSGITVHPDVAPIVFHRSTFRRLGA
- a CDS encoding rhodanese-like domain-containing protein — encoded protein: MIDARAYFAAKLTYEIDASDLAAARAAGRAPIVVDTRSGAAWDQGHLPGALHLPGGELAERAGAELPDLDADIVVYCWGPGCNGASKAACTLSEMGYRRVRELIGGFEYWARQGLSTVSAHGRARRDADDLTAVGD
- a CDS encoding acyl-CoA dehydrogenase family protein; the protein is MPNTTGLLLNPNTFDPQHLDPESRRQLRALIDWFEARGKARLLRDDLEATWVSDFLDFVKKERLFATFLTPSEFAGGDANKRWDTSRNAVLSEILGFYGLSYWYAEQVTILGLGPIWQSDNVKAKEKAAAQLEAGGVMAFGLSEREHGADIYNTDLLLTPASDDDEGVVFRANGEKYYIGNGNVAGMVSVFSRRTGAGSTGGPDDYVWFVADSGHENYELIGNVVHGQMYVSNFALHDYPVYEEDILATGPEAFSAALNTVNVGKFNLCSGSIGMCEHAFYEAITHANNRILYGNPVTDFRHVRASFVDAYARLVAMKLFSDRAIDYFRSASLQDRRYLLFNPVTKAKVTSEGEKVVTLLWDVLAAKGFEKNTYFCEVKGLIGALPRLEGTVHVNVAQILKFMPNYMFNPADYPQIGTRNDPADDVFFWSQGPARGASKVQFADWAPVYARHSDVPNVARFFEQATALRELLTTAAPDADQQADLDFALVVGHLFTLVVYGQLILEQAELTGLDRDLVDQIFDVQIRDFSEHAVALHGKPSSTPAQQEWALAAVRKPVPDRARFDRVWQQVRDYDGAYEMQP
- a CDS encoding Lrp/AsnC family transcriptional regulator, translating into MRSNLGGIIGDVPDNQRIALDRTDEALLQALQRDGRMSTADLARAVSLSPSATADRLRRLVDSGVITGYTATVSAAALGYSITAFVRLAYPSGNYKPLHDLLDVTPEIVEAHHVTGDDCFIIKVLARSMTDLERLTGRIATRGSITTNVVYSSPLTGRNLAPA
- a CDS encoding succinate dehydrogenase/fumarate reductase iron-sulfur subunit, translated to MAAYDAKLRVWRGDDSGGELKDYTVEVNDGEVVLDIIHRLQATQAGDLAVRWNCKAGKCGSCSAEINGRPRLLCMTRMSTFGEDEVVTVTPMRTFPVMRDLVTDVSFNYEKAREIPSFTPPKDLQPGEYRMAQEDVNRSQEFRKCIECFLCQNVCHVNRDHEENKLAFSGPRFLMRQAELDMHPLDTHGHRAEQAQEENGLGYCNITKCCTEVCPEHIKITDNALIPMKERAADRKYDPVVWLGNKLFRRH